In one window of Vibrio sp. DW001 DNA:
- a CDS encoding HPr family phosphocarrier protein: protein MIKNIVDITASDGIHARPAATLVKSCSKMDSDIHITHNGNKCSAKSMMAVLRMGIKRGSQIELEVAGGDENQNMQTLMAVFNTQINI from the coding sequence ATGATTAAAAATATCGTTGATATAACAGCAAGTGACGGGATTCATGCCCGCCCGGCAGCTACGTTAGTTAAGTCGTGTAGTAAAATGGATTCGGATATTCACATTACACATAACGGTAATAAATGTAGCGCAAAGAGCATGATGGCCGTACTCAGAATGGGAATAAAAAGAGGATCACAAATCGAACTAGAAGTTGCAGGAGGAGATGAAAACCAAAATATGCAAACGTTGATGGCTGTGTTTAACACTCAAATAAATATATAG